AGcactggagtgtccactggactgaccactggagtgtccactggagtgagcactggagtgtccactggactgaccactggagtgagcactggagtgagcactggagtgtccactggagtgagcactggagtgtccactggactgaccactggagtgagcactggagtgagcactggagtgaccactggagtgagcactggagtgtccactggactgaccattGGAGTGTtaactggactgaccactgtgcatgaaagggttaaagacagattTAAGACCATATCTGTTGGAAATAACCATTAGGATGAGCAggatctgtgtgtttgtgtttggctTTAACCTGAACATGAACAGAGCTGACATCAGTCCAGACGAACACCACTCAGGTTTCATTTATTAACGAGTTCTTTTCTGAAACTGGttctaaaaacagaacagaggctTACACATTCAAAGCAGATggagacgaatgttctgaagcaggtttggaaacactttgggtctaatttaaaaagaaatattgacagagataaaagagaagctatttttcagataaaacccatttttatattattttacagtatatttaatacaaaaatctgcatgtaacacaataacaaggacacgaaaattaatatctctttattccctcacaggtgcattttgggatttgaagtaaatattcaaggcagagtgtttgacaaaaacccttgaaaaatcactcatgatttattagtgcttaaatgttcaggttctgtatgtaacaccagtggacacgatgggttccacagagtgtaatttttttcagcttgttttcattttagttttagtctttgtGCCAAACTCTAATGTctgtctttattagttttagtcacgttcatagtttttttgtctagtctagttttagtcgactaaaactgagcattttagtcgtattttagtcagaataatacaAGACTATTTGGGTCTAGTTTTAGTCGATGAAAACTGAcgacattttagtttagttttagtcgaTGAAAATagtattttagtctctttttatTCATGCAGGTCTATTGGGTCCAGGTGGTCCAGCGGGTCTAGTGGGTCTAGTCTGTCCAATGGGTCTAGTGGGTCCAAGTGGTCCAGTGGGTTCAGTGGGTCCAGTGAGTCTAATGGGCCCAATGGGTCTAGTCAGTCCAGTGGGTCCAGTGGGTCTAGTAGGTCCAGTGGGACTAGTTGGTCCAGTGGGTCCAATGGATCCAGTTGGTCCAATGGGTCTGGTGGGTCCAATGAATCCAGTTGGTCCAACAGGTCCAATGGATCCAGTTGGTCCAGTCAGTCCATTTTGTCCAGTGGGTCCAAATGGGTCCACTTAGTCCAGTGGGTCCAATGGATCCAGTGGGTCCACTTGGTCCAGTGGGTCCAGTAGGTCCAGTGGGTCCACTTGGTCCAGTGGGTCAGGTGGGTCCAGTGGGTCCAGCAGGTCCCTCTATCGTCCCACGCTGATGTTGCAGATCTTGCAGCTGGGGTCCTTCTTGGCGTTGGTGGTGGACAGACTCATCAGGGTGTGTCCACTGATGGGGGACACCGTCCCCAGAGACAGGTCCACCGGGTCTGTGTAGATCACCTCCAGGATCACGTCCTGGGCGTGATGGAAACGTAAGGGGCCGCCGTCGGCCGCCGCCGTGCAGGTCAGGAAGCAGTTATCGGAGCGGTCCAGGGCCGGAAGCCTCCCTTTACAGAACAGGTCCCCTTTGGACCCGACCGGAGCCAGAACCAGGATGATGTAGTGGTAGGAGGTGTACATGCAGTAGAAGTCCCCAAAGTACAGGTTAGTGTTCTGGTTCAGAAGGAGGTCCGCCTGGATCTGGGTTCAGGGGAGAGAGGGGTAGGCATCAGGGGCGTGGTCAAAGAGGGGCGGAGCAGTGAGTCTGAGGAGGGCGGAGCTACGAGTCTGAGGAGGGTGGAGATATGAGTCTAAGGAGGGCGGAGCTAGGAGTCTAAGGAGGGTGGAGATACGAGTCTAACGAGGGTGGAGCTATGAGTCTGAGGAGGGAGGAGCTATGAGTCTGAGGAGGGCAGAGATATGAGTCTAAGGAGGGTGGAGATGGGGGTCTAAGGAGGGCGGAGCTATGAGTCTAAAGAGGGTGGAGCTATGGTTCAAAGGAGGGTGGGGCTATGAGTCTAAGGAGGATGGAAGAGTGATTCCAGGAAGGGAAGTTATGATTCAAAAGAGGGCGGAGCTATGAGTTTAAGGATGACAAAGCTATGACGCCAAGGAGGGCGGGGCTATTCTTCTAAGGGGGTGGAGCTATGAGGCTAAGGAGGGCGGAACTTTGGTTCAAAGGAGGGCGGAGCTATGATTATAATAAGGGCAGGGCTATACTTATAAGGAGGGTGGAGCTATGATTCAAAAGAGGGTGTAGCTACGATTCAAGACCAACACATTTCCAGTCATGATCATGAATGTGTGAAAATCCAGACGCTTAAACTAAAACTAGACAAATGGACAGAAGTGTAGTTTTCCTCTGCTACTCCTGCACTGACCTCAAAGCGGTAGGGTCCATATGGGGAGTCCTGGGGGGGTTTCCCGGTGTTGAACTCGGTGTTGCAGCTGAAGAAGATTCCCTCCAGTTTCCCACTGATGGGGGAGCCGTGACTGCCGCTGTCGTCTTTCACCGACGGCAACATGAGGCGGCACTGAGCGTCTCTGGAAGGAAAAGAGGGGCTGACAGGACCAGGGGTTAACGTTAGCAGGACCAGGGGTTAACGCTAGCAGGACCAGGGGTTAACGTTAGCAGGACCAGGGGTTAACGTTAGCAGGACCAGGGGTTAACGCTAGCAGGACCAGGGGTTAACGCTAGCAGGACCAGGGGTTAACGTTAGCAGGACCAGGGGTTAACGTTAGCAGGACCAGGGGTTAACGTTAGCAGGACCCCAGGGGTTAACGTTAGCAGGACCAGGGGTTAACGTTAACAGGACCAGGGGTTAACGTTAGCAGGACCAGGGGTTAACGTTAGCAGGATCAGGGGTTAACGTTAGCAGGACCAGGGGTTAACGTTAGCAGGACCAGGGGTTAACGTTAGCAGGACCCCAGGGGTTAACGTTAGCAGGACCAGGGGTTAACGTTAGCAGGACCAGGGGTTAACGTTAGCAGGACCCCAGGGGTTAATGTTAGCAGGACCAGGGGTTAACGCTAGCAGGACCAGGGGTTAACGTTAGCAGGACCAGGGGTTAACGTTAACAGGACCAGGGGTTAAACCCTAAACCAGGGTCTCACACCTCAGTCTGATCAACAACATCTGTACTGTCCTTATAAACCATCTGGATGTGACCTGATACGTGtgttctgccccctggtggattatcagccCACTGCAGCCACTGGAACACTAACTGCTAACTGCTAACAGCTACCCCGCTAACATTAAACCACCCACACACTTTGGGCACGAAAGtgtttggaaatgttcaaaaagttacattaagaagaaaatttagattagattagattagatcaaataaCATCAGATCACATCATAATAGTGTAACCTGGACAAAATGTTTAGAAAGTGAAGAATGCAAAGATGGTTAACACATAGTTGTAAGTATGGTTAAACATAGGAATTCATTTATTATTGTGATATTAAAAATGTACAGTTCATATTTGGttgttaaaatgtatttacatATGTAATAAGTGTCTTTACATCATAATATTTCTTTTATTATGAAGGTACATCCTGAAAGTGTATTTTCCTATTCAGAGAAAGTCTGTGAATGCATCTTAAGTTTGGTGTGATGGCACAGTGGTCTGAACTGGTTCGATCTGGTTTGAACTGGTTCGATCCGGTCTGAACTGGTTCGATCCGGTCGGAACTGGTTAGTTCTGGTCTGAACTGGTTCGATCCAGTTCTGAAAGTCAAGGGGACACGTTACACCTCTGAagttcgctgttttttttttttttgtaatttctttaAAGTAATCTGTGGCGTTGTTTGTTGCATTTTACAACTCAGTGTTTTTTTAGCTGCTAATGTGTAAGTAGAAGACTTTAATAGTTTCAACTCGAAGCTGTCGGGCTGTTTTTTACTGTAAACATTTAGCTAATATGGCGATGCTAGCTCGCTGGTTTTGTGAACTGTAGGCTGCTGTTCGCCAACACCGTGGATCCACAGACCTTACAGAGGATCGGTACCGACCTGGTGAACGACAGACTGGACCCAGATAGCACTGTGAGCTACCCGGGAAGAACTCAGAGCACCTCTGGCAACGGGAGACGGTATGGGGCCATTatttgtagcaatattatttgca
The nucleotide sequence above comes from Sphaeramia orbicularis chromosome 19, fSphaOr1.1, whole genome shotgun sequence. Encoded proteins:
- the LOC115410742 gene encoding phytanoyl-CoA hydroxylase-interacting protein-like isoform X1, whose translation is MESGQSSVSCPTVELESRSPTGGGPSGVVDQLTLPVPQNIHISNITCDSFNISWDMDGPDRDKITHYFIDLNKKENKNSNQFKHKDVPTKLVAKAVRLPMTVRGHWFLSPRTRYTLAVQTAAKKPDGDYTVSQWSEIIEFCTADYSSVHLGQLLLKAQAMAGRMLPFSVFYRNQNKDYFHQPSPSFPSRDAQCRLMLPSVKDDSGSHGSPISGKLEGIFFSCNTEFNTGKPPQDSPYGPYRFEIQADLLLNQNTNLYFGDFYCMYTSYHYIILVLAPVGSKGDLFCKGRLPALDRSDNCFLTCTAAADGGPLRFHHAQDVILEVIYTDPVDLSLGTVSPISGHTLMSLSTTNAKKDPSCKICNISVGR